The Pieris napi chromosome 9, ilPieNapi1.2, whole genome shotgun sequence genomic sequence AGTAACTTACTACTAAGTGGCAAGGGCCAGATAATTCTGTGACTGTTCATAGTTTTTTGAGGGGAGATGATTacccaaaatttttttttgtgtgtattatttaacaattgtaaagaaatacaatacaaGAATTTGTAgtattatcaaatataaatgaaacaatatgacaattaaaagtattcttttaatatcaattctaatacaattaatgaaaatctctatactctgatttttaattccgtagaattctgactgctataattttttaacatgtCAGAGATTAAAAACCTTTatggccgggcacatttttcaatttcaatacgggTCTAAATATCTGAGTACATTTTATacacattacatacattttatttgttagtgaatgtatcctgtatattttttttttaaaaggtttactaaagCTGGAATCAGTAGGCAAACCAgcttaagaataaaataaagtaatcaaagttaattcgatatatatgggtcaaatttgtccctgttccggtggagaactttttagtagcaacacttatgaaatgtcagaattctacggaatgaaaaatcagagtatagtaatttttaattaaaattgatgatTTTATGTTTCAGACTGTCGGATATCGCACGTTGTATCAGAAATGATAATCATCAGTTGTAATCGCTTAGCGTACGTTGGTTTGCTTCAAAATGTCGAAACGGGCATATACGGGGCTCGGACCGACGGAGCTCGCTTCAAAGTCTCTCATCCGGCTGTGTACGTCGGGAGCCTTATTCTCATCGGCTGCGTCAGCTGCGCCACACTCACCTACATAATGTGTCACGCCAGCATACAGATGCCCAAAAAGTCTAAACACGCGCTAATAAACACCTGGATTGCGATCGGGTTGCTATGTTTCTTGTACACTTTAGGCATCTACCAGACGGAGGACGTCAAGCTTTGCCAGATTTTGGGCCTTTTGATCCATTATCTATCTTTGTGCTGCCTTCTTTGGATGTGTGTGTCGGCTAGTAACATGTACAAGTGGGTCACGAAAACCCACGGCCCGGTCAGGACTCCGGAAGACGAAATACCCTCGGATATACCAGTGCAGAAGCCGATTTTAGGCCTGTATTTAGTCGGGTGGGGCATAGCCCTGATCGTTTGTGGAATATCTGGGGCAGTCAATTTGAAAGATTATGCTGGATATTCTCAATGTTTCTTGAGCACCGCTCCGGCGTTGAGCGCTCTGTTCATACCGGGGGTGATTTTACTCATGATTTTGTCCATTCTATTCCTCCTCATACGATGTACTATAAGGAACACGAATGTTCAGTTGTCGGAAGGCACACAGGCCACCGAGAATGTCGATTTAGAAATGTGGGACCCAAATCAGGCGAATGAGGCGGATAGGCGAAGTATCAAATCGGGCGTCGATTCTGAGACAGAAGATGTGGAACATACCCCCATAATTCAGTTACGAGCGCAAGTTATTGTGCTGTGCCTGTACATTGCAGTATGGACGTGTGGAGGAGTTGCTGTCTATCGTCCGTTACCAGCATATTTACCTTACCAGGAAGACATTTGCAGTATCGTTTACGCTGTTTGCGCGACCATATTAGGAACGTTTATTCTTTTCTTCTACGGCATAGCTCGCAGTGACGTCAGAGCGCAGTGGTCGCTAATGCATTGCTACCTGCAGTCGAGTAAACAGTGCTGCAGGAATAGAAGCGTCTTTGATGCAAATCAGAGAAATATATCTGCGAACCCTAACAATGCTCAGGTTACGCAAATATCGGGCGATAATAGATCCAGATCGGGCAGCAGAAGCTCTAACCGAACAAACTCCAAAACAAACAATAGCGGCACCTTCAAGGCTGGCGCGGAACTCAATGGACAAACTTTACAAAAAGATgcttctaaaaatataaacggaAAAACCCCGAATATTAATCTTGTCGTCTTACACAGACAGCAGTACAGATCTAACAATTCAATGATGACGTATCCAGATAGTAGCAACTTCATCCCTGAGATGTTTTATAACCCGAATCAGATCAATGTAGCAAAGAAGTTCTTTAAGAAACAAAGACAACATATGAAGAGGAATTGCTTAGAATTACccttaaaaagaaattatgatGATGATTCGCATATTTCGTTACCATTACCATCGAAGGACCCGTACAGTGGACTTACTAATATGATGAAATCAGGAACGAAAGTTAATAACACAAATATTCATGTAGACAAACCTAATGGAACCAAAGACATACGAAATACAATGAATCCTAACTTGTTGGAGCAGGAGTCGAaagatttgaaaaattattcaacAGTAAACAAGCCTTGGAATAGGAACGACGATCCAAAGTCTGGAAGAGATCAAATCATGAATATTTACACGAATGTGCCAGAAACTCAAGTGCCTCAGCATCAAGTTGTAAAGTCTAATGTACAAAAACCATTAAATGGACAAAGAAATAGTGTGTCAGAGGAGTGTCTCCAAAGTCACGCTAGCGAACACCCCGAGATGCGAACAATATCGCAACAATGTAGCTTGGAATATAGTTCAGCATCGGAAATGGCGATGCCGCACACTTGCTCTGACCAAACCATCAATACGCATTCAGAAATGACCTCTCTCCAAGAAACTCATAGTGCCTTATGTTCTACAAATGAAATAACCGACACAGAAAGCTTCGGACaatatattgattatttacAGCCTGCGAAAAACCAAGATAATAAAGAAGCCCTCGACAAATCATTACAGGATATATCTGAAGAGTGTACGATGAATAGTGATGAAATAAATCGCTCCAGTACGCCGCAAACTTTAGACGCGATTGGAGAAATGGATAATTTACTACAAAATCCAGACAACGATCTCGACGGGTCCAAAGAGAAACTCGAAGATGGCGGCAAAGAAGAATATTTTATGGCGAAAAACACGTATGACTTCGAGACGTGCAGTACTAATGCGAGTGAGCAAGGGTTTGAAAATGAGAGTGATATATACTGTCCGAACTATCAAGTGTCGGAAGTGAGTATACGCAGTCATGGTCTATACGCCCCGTCGCCATCTTCTATGTGCCCCAACGAGATCAGCTTTAGCAACGAAGACGTGTCTACGATGGAAAATCAGTACGTGAACTATGACCCGGGCTGGCGTAGAACGATAAAGAACAATCCAAAGTTGGGCAAATACGTTCCAACGCCCGCGCTGAGTTGTCCAGAAGTCAATCGGGAGAGCCCAGTGTCGTTTTCCAGTGATTTAGATGAACTTTACACACAGATTACTAGTAGGGACAAAGAGCGGGTGGCGAGGAAGGAGCAACTCGATGTGACAGTTAACAGTGACGTGACACTTAAACCTGACAGTGACAGTTGCGTTAGCGAAGCGGTGTCAGATGTCGAGTGTCGAAAAGGGGAGACTACTGTGTAATTTTTCCTTGATGCATTCGGGATTGTCTCAAAGCACAATTTTAGGTACAATTATGATTGTAAGTTTTTGATATTCCTTTAATATGGAATGAAttggaataatttattttaacggATTGAAACTCACTGCCAGTAATGACTATGTAAGTCTATAAGTATTTGGAATGTTCTATGAACCTTTGTAGTTGTAATATTGTATAGTTCTGTGCcattttgtttgtaaaatatagctttaagatgtaatttatgtaaagATTTACTTGCAGTTAAACAATATCAtagaaatttcttaaaattaatcgcatattttaattaatatggtCTCTTAATCCATTAGTTACGTAATGTTTTGTCCTTATCACTCATAATAAACGTACGAGACGGTACATGAATTATTTGACGgttatacagaaataaaagatTGTTTTCTTGTAAGTATACTTAActtatacttttaataattaattacaatattatctacttaatgtatttaatgtgCCAAATTTACCGGACTGAATTGTATCGATATAAGTGTTTGCCTTTATTCTAGTctattttgatgaaaatttCTTTTAGTCTTCCAACACTTCAAAATGTACTTACAATGACATTAATCATAACTATTGGaatcagtaaaaataatttttagtcTATTTAGAGACTTAACAACCTACAAACTGatctcaatttatttatttggaaaaattcttcttaaaaagttcttgtaaaataatatctagGTTGTACCAAGATAAATTTCAAGATGTGTCAAGCAATTTCTCTGATACAACATTCGTGCTAGACATAGTATGGTAAGATTCGTAGATTTTTATAGTGTTTATAATACATGTTATACATTGTATGTTAATAGTTATTCTAACATGAGCGTCACCTTAGCTTAAACAATTGTCGACGCATTATTAACTAAGGCTTGGggtcataaattatatttatctgtCTGTCTCGCTCGCACTTATAGGTCATATGGAGAGGTATTGTGATGTGCGTAAGAATTTTAGAGGTGCATATCGATACGCTAAATTATGTTAAGTATTAATAGACTCGAACAGACTATATCCGCATtttcctttaaatattttcgtccatcgtcattttttttttaaatggaccTTCGCCAAAATTTTTCTCATTGAAGAATATTCGTACTTAAATTTAGGCATCTGTTCTTGGTCGTTTCTAGAATTCTAGCCAACGATTGATATTCCCCGTTGTCATAATGAATGAATGGTACGTTTTATGGTACGTGCGCAGGTAGCTAAGTATCGATAGCGGGTTGCATTGCGTGCCCACTGTCAGTGACATTTATTGCCCGACGACTCAGTTTCAAATGCGTCGTATTATTCGTATGGGCAAGTCAGCCCACTGTGGGcgtatttggaactaaaaCACGGAAGCCTCAAGCCTTTGTAAACGTTACGTATAGACAACGCTGTGTTGCCACcttatattgtattagtattgaATATATGACTAAACTATGGGAAAGTTTTTGAAGTGCGAGTAGACGAATACTATCGCCTATATAGTATAATTCGAAACTTTTGCAGCATTTAAAAGTTAACTGCAATTGGATCTGTTAAGGAGTGAAGGTAAGGTTTAAAACTTTTCGATATATGGGATAGTATTCGTTTATTCGATAATGATTACCACTGTATTGCACTGTATGAACGCGTTAAGCCAGGCTTGTACTACAAATCTACGTACCTAATGTATGGAGCTATTGTGATGGTCGACGGCCAGCATCATTTTCAATTCAATGTTGAAGTTTTCTATCTTAAGTCTTAAGATTagacataattaaaatggaATGTGACACGCTAAACGCATGTGTAGTACTGTTTTgctataaatattaacatttgtgaatatttaatatatggatagaaaatttattaacagttAGCTTTTTGTGGGCATATTGCATAATAAAAAGCATTTGCACTTaactttggttttattttataattataaatttaaattatattgcaaACATAAAATGAGAATTGGTATCCAGGTAGATTTTCTCATACTCAAGCTTGTTCGATTGGTTAACTACTCATTTGTGTAAGAAATGTTTCTTTAcccaaatttgtataaaaatctaGACTATTAAATGCATTGAACTGCTAGTAAATCGTAAGTATGTGAGGTTTGAACGCAATGTATTTCGTTGGAAAGAATATATGGgcactagctgatccggcaaacgtcgttttgccatgtttatcatttataataaaaaataggagttgatcgtagaggggtgaaaattaggggttgtatgtattttttaatgctgtatcataaaaaaataaagaataaatttttatctaaaataaaaaaaagaaaattaggggtggactacccttaacatttagggggatgaaaaatagatgttgtccgattctcagacatacccaatatgcacacaaaatttcatgagaatcggtcgagccgtttcggaggagttaaaccacaaacaccgcgacacgagaattttatatattagatttaatatcAAGTATGTTCGTATCATGAGGCGTGGGTAGGGTCTCGCTGTATTACAAACTATTGATATTGTTCATGAGATATTTGTCATTAATAAATGATGCTGTATAAAAAGATccaaatcaataattttacaaaaaattcatacaaatcATACAGGGACTGTGTAGGATTTGGAAACTTGcttgcattttaaataaaagtaatttacggCTTCAACAAAgacagaaaaataattttatatgtctCAAAGCCAAAAGGCTATCAATATCAAAcatgcattaaaaaaacatgcaATCGCGTTGTGAGAaatgcaataataaatattatcggTATGACCCTATGCCGGTTTATTGAACTgcgattaaaattaattatgaactataaaattcgaaaataaagATGCAATTGTTCGTACACTTTCATTtcacgttttataaaaatcctggataatataatttacctATACTTAAATAGGCTAAAAGTATGGGTGTCAGtacttaagttttttaacgtttcaataattgcaaaataagtttaaataatgattttaatcataaaatctAAGTAGTGAAAGGGTGAGATACCGTGTGATATTTGAGTGTTGGAGAAAGTATGCTAAGTTTGACTTCCTTTTATCATAGTGTTGGATTTGATATACGAAGAATCAGAGGTTCTCGAAGCATTTCACCCCAAGAAACAGAAGACCGTGAATGCAAGACTTTCAATATTTCTGCAAGGTAGAGTACCATAATACATAGACATAAACACGCTGTTCCGATCCACGCAATTCAATTTAGCAAACATCGTCATGCTCCAGATTATATCTCTTTTTATCGCTGCATAAACACAATCTAACAAAAAGAGATAGGTAAGGTTAATTGTCTTACACTGCTTTACAGTTTAACTAGAGTAATTTTAAACGtaagacaaataaaacaaagtctaGAAAAACCATATAgtctgtatttaaaaaatggatGCAATcaattcatacaaaaataattaagatctaaatttaataagtttataatgtaaCTAAACAAACATAGACTTCAAatcaagtaataaaattatacatttggGCTTTCGACAGCTTACAATTAATAAGATGTCAATGTGTTGACACTTATAATTAGGCATTCTTTAAAATCCGAATCAAAATAAACAGTTTCGAATTATCCAGCATCCTGAATCGAAAAGATAATAGAATAGtatgtaataatttctatCGAAAACTTTATCTTTAATAAAGCTTACGTAGACTTTTATTGTAGCGTTTTCAgtctaaacaattattatttaacacacaATCTCCTACGGTTAAAAGAGGACGTTCAAATATTACGTAACAACTATAGGGTGAGGGAGAGGGGGGAGGGGGGAGGATTGAtctttgattttgttatttggtgattacgtgaacaattttttttttttgtttttttttatgtaatagggggcaaacgggcaggaggctcacctgatgttaagtgataccgccatccatggacactcacaatgccagaaggctcgcaagtgcgttgccggcctttcaagaattggtacgctcttttattgaaggaccctaagtcgaattggttcggaaatacttctgtgggcagctggttccacatagtggtggtgcgcggcaaaaactgccttagaacaataattacacattgtctatgcttgaaaactataacgaaatgcattttcgaggattcctacaaaaaattaaaacgtttatgtactattatttttgagagctttgttTACTTTGCAGttaatctgcttacgtaatacttgaacggccccaaagcagttaattgtaaaaagtaaattagttCCTAACATAAAGTGCAGTGTATACACTATATATGACACGAAAGTAAACTCCAACCCTTAAAATTTTACGTGAGATTCGAGAGGCTTgggaattaataaataaaaactatgcgTTTGCTGGAAGTGCCAAACGGGCGGTGAATTCTCTTCCTCGATCCGCCACAGCTTCTAACATTCGTGTGACCAGCCCCCGAGGTATATCCTCTGATTGTTTCTTCTtacctatatttaaaatgtgctATTAGCGAAAGTTAgctaaagatttaatttttcattaggTAAAACATAACGTTTGATTTTTACCATGTttcgtaatttaattaaaacagaaaACGATTTCAATTGCATgtgaaacatttaatttatgattGCGGTGTAGGAGTAATTGTTTCTGGTTGCTGGGCAGAAAAGGTTATCTACTCTACAGACAACAAAAGCTCTTAAAAAGGTTTAATGAAACAGAAATTGCAGGGTTACGGAATTCCATGgtcagtttattttattattagatcaAGTGATTCTATCCAGGTAAGGTTTAAAATTGAACATTATATAGCGACATTATATTACTCTTATtagttattgtattaaaacataatatgtaatacatcTTTACACCTATATTTGTACACATATAGGTactgtttttactttttggaaCATAGTATTTGAAGCGACTCTTACCAACGATAAAGTCCAAAACGTGCAGTGGTACGTCCTTGTCTCCTGGCTCTGGTTTCGTGACCAGTCGAAACGCTGGACCATTGCAATGCTGAGCACTAGCCACTAATTGCGCTGCGCTCTCTTTACCACCGATCAGCAAGCCCCGCGGCTGAACTTTGTGGTCAGGGTG encodes the following:
- the LOC125052376 gene encoding adhesion G protein-coupled receptor A3, whose product is MFKSKMIWLSFIVWLVVVGKSIGFCPSLCSCKGTKVGDGEPQPEEPLKLRCGGSPTQITELKEIDLSKLLAVVVSLNLSGNAITTLSRELNLPKLQKLDLSKNQVNLIESDAFYNMTSIQRLDLSHNQISNVYKEMFKGLINLERLNLSHNYISVLNTGTFDYLVGLKQIDITENPLICDCNLLWFGDWLRNTSVRPVGGPKCAFPENMADKLVKKLKIFLDLSACGSVLPANNLIVRPSHDQVVFEGDTLSLTCSAPFASVIAKYELNWVHSMQECCADVNITSTDMQEEGLAETTVFFPCVSNHHAGNWTCSYCDQNHIKHNYTIQLIVLSNYTQYCPTDSTTGNKGLYSWPQLLLNHTASVPCQSGDGLAYRHCYANVTWGKANTTECSYISNITKLLQQFALLNVSLVQFSAINATERLAMLIEEKTYPLAEISDADDVMFIAAAIRNYMQYIAEEKDLGSALLEVIEAAMNISTPVMSQAEVTHGACTDMVRAAEEISIHTDNVQGHKKKMAVERFPAREGFSGVTCVWYSGMTDRRLHCSTTNRTVAPLLTVTDALIHASVQIPQSLLYSTTDSGVLLQSQPQELVVSFYEDASLFPLLPSMDEGNIRGHRSKDYYGRSTKREDMNMEITSPVVGFQLDKVSVRGELLEPIIITVRLSCGGGVETRAAVWEHTTRRWTDNTTDCRISHVVSEMIIISCNRLAYVGLLQNVETGIYGARTDGARFKVSHPAVYVGSLILIGCVSCATLTYIMCHASIQMPKKSKHALINTWIAIGLLCFLYTLGIYQTEDVKLCQILGLLIHYLSLCCLLWMCVSASNMYKWVTKTHGPVRTPEDEIPSDIPVQKPILGLYLVGWGIALIVCGISGAVNLKDYAGYSQCFLSTAPALSALFIPGVILLMILSILFLLIRCTIRNTNVQLSEGTQATENVDLEMWDPNQANEADRRSIKSGVDSETEDVEHTPIIQLRAQVIVLCLYIAVWTCGGVAVYRPLPAYLPYQEDICSIVYAVCATILGTFILFFYGIARSDVRAQWSLMHCYLQSSKQCCRNRSVFDANQRNISANPNNAQVTQISGDNRSRSGSRSSNRTNSKTNNSGTFKAGAELNGQTLQKDASKNINGKTPNINLVVLHRQQYRSNNSMMTYPDSSNFIPEMFYNPNQINVAKKFFKKQRQHMKRNCLELPLKRNYDDDSHISLPLPSKDPYSGLTNMMKSGTKVNNTNIHVDKPNGTKDIRNTMNPNLLEQESKDLKNYSTVNKPWNRNDDPKSGRDQIMNIYTNVPETQVPQHQVVKSNVQKPLNGQRNSVSEECLQSHASEHPEMRTISQQCSLEYSSASEMAMPHTCSDQTINTHSEMTSLQETHSALCSTNEITDTESFGQYIDYLQPAKNQDNKEALDKSLQDISEECTMNSDEINRSSTPQTLDAIGEMDNLLQNPDNDLDGSKEKLEDGGKEEYFMAKNTYDFETCSTNASEQGFENESDIYCPNYQVSEVSIRSHGLYAPSPSSMCPNEISFSNEDVSTMENQYVNYDPGWRRTIKNNPKLGKYVPTPALSCPEVNRESPVSFSSDLDELYTQITSRDKERVARKEQLDVTVNSDVTLKPDSDSCVSEAVSDVECRKGETTV